Proteins encoded together in one Salvelinus fontinalis isolate EN_2023a chromosome 6, ASM2944872v1, whole genome shotgun sequence window:
- the slu7 gene encoding pre-mRNA-splicing factor SLU7 — MPEEEEAATAATSADGVVGLEEPKKMTREDWRKKKELEEQRKLGNAPAEVDEEGKDINPHIPQYISSVPWYIDPSKRPTLKHQRPQEERQQQFSSIEEWYRRGVQEKAISTKFRKGACDNCGAMTHKKKDCLERPRKVGAKFTGNGMAPDEHSQISLDLDYDGKRDRWNGYDPEDHMRIVEEYAKVDQAKQTLKSQKLHEELASGKLTDQASSSRKWDDGERTQEQNSEDEDEDKYADDIDMPGQNFDSKRRITVRNLRIREDIAKYLRNLDPDSAYYDPKTRAMRENPYQNTGMVPEDVGFAGDNFVRYSGDTVTMAQTQLFAWEAYDKGSEVHLQADPTKLELLHQSFKVKKEDFKDKQKETILDKYGGEEHLDAPPRELLLAQTEDYVEYSRHGAVLKGQEKAVARSKYEEDVLIQNHACIWGSYWREGCWGFKCCHSMVKQSYCTGEAGIKTTSSSACVPFEEGLEQEEEEEPRTLLEMHREKLKEKKKKKQKKKKKKHGSDSSDSEEDEEKKKQKLNKALAAEDVRLKQVEEMMKVDERKRKYNSLQEIKEPTEEEMEAFRMKRSREDDPMANFLELGQ; from the exons ATGCCGGAGGAAGAAGAGGCAGCGACGGCTGCGACCAGCGCCGATGGGGTGGTGGGTCTGGAAGAACCCAAGAAGATGACCAGAGAggattggaggaagaagaaggagttAGAGGAACAGAGAAAACTGGGAAATGCTCCTGCTGAGGTAGATGAAGAGGGAAA GGACATCAACCCTCACATTCCCCAGTACATCTCCTCAGTGCCCTGGTACATCGACCCCTCTAAGAGACCCACCTTAAAGCACCAGAGGCCCCAGGAGGAGAGGCAACAACAGTTCTCCTCCATTGAGGAGTGGTACAGGAGAGGGGTGCAAGAG AAAGCCATCAGCACCAAGTTCAGAAAGGGAGCTTGTGATAACTGCGGTGCTATGACACACAAGAAGAAGGACTGCTTGGAG CGGCCCAGAAAGGTGGGGGCAAAGTTCACAGGTAACGGCATGGCCCCCGACGAACACAGCCAGATCTCTCTGGATCTGGACTACGATGGGAAGAGGGACCGCTGGAACGGCTACGACCCTGAGGATCACATGCGTATTGTGGAGGAGTATGCCAAAGTAGACCAGGCCAAACAAACACTGAAATCTCAGAAACTCCATGAGGAGTTGGCTTCAGGGAAACTCACGGACCAAGCA AGCTCCTCAAGAAAGTGGGATGATGGCGAACGCACACAGGAGCAAAACAgtgaggatgaggatgaagatAAGTACGCTGATGACATCGACATGCCGGGACAGAACTTTGACTCCAAGAGACGAATCACAGTCAGAAACCTGCGTATCAGAGAAGACATCGCTAAG TACTTGAGAAATCTGGATCCAGACTCTGCTTACTACGACCCCAAGACTCGAGCCATGAGAGAGAACCCCTACCAGAACACTGGCATGGTTCCTGAAGA TGTGGGGTTCGCAGGAGACAACTTTGTACGTTACTCTGGAGACACCGTCACCATGGCACAGACACAGC tcTTTGCGTGGGAGGCCTATGATAAGGGCTCTGAGGTGCACCTCCAGGCCGACCCCACCAAGCTGGAGCTGCTGCACCAGTCCTTCAAGGTCAAGAAGGAGGATTTCAAGGACAAACAGAAGGAGACTATCCTGGATAAG tacgGGGGTGAGGAGCACCTGGACGCCCCCCCCAGAGAGCTGCTGCTGGCCCAGACTGAGGACTACGTGGAGTACAGTCGTCACGGTGCCGTGCTGAAGGGACAGGAGAAGGCTGTGGCACGCTCCAAATACGAAGAGGACGTACTCATCCAGAACCACGCG TGTATCTGGGGGTCGTACTGGAGAGAAGGCTGCTGGGGCTTCAAGTGCTGCCACTCCATGGTCAAACAGAGCTACTGCACCGGAGAGGCTGGCATCAAAACTACA AGCTCCTCGGCCTGTGTTCCGTTTGAGGAGGGACTtgagcaggaggaagaggaggagcctAGGACTCTACTGGAGATGCACAGAGAGAAACttaaagagaagaagaagaagaagcagaagaagaagaagaagaagcacgGCTCAGACAGCAGCGACTCTGAGGAAGATGAGGAAAAGAAGAAACAGAAACTGAACAAG gccCTGGCTGCAGAGGACGTGCGTCTGAAGCAGGTAGAGGAGATGATGAAAGTggatgagaggaagaggaagtaCAACAGCCTGCAGGAGATCAAGGAGCCCacggaggaggagatggaggcctTCAGGATGAAACGCTCCAGGGAAGACGACCCCATGGCCAACTTCCTGGAGCTGGGGCAGTGA